The genomic stretch GCCACGCCAGCTGGGCTCCTTCCTCGGCTCGTTCCACGGCCTCCCTCGAGATTCCTGCCAGGCCCCGAAGGCTGGAAGTCCTCCTTGTCGTCCCTGGTTCAGGACAGACTTAAAATCCCCCCAGACCTACACTCGAGCGGCAGAGCGTGCGTGGAGTAGAATGTCCCGATTCCATGCGGGGCTGGGGGCTTGGGGGGCCGGGAAGGAGGGGAAGGCGGCCGAGAACTTGAACCACGGCTGTGTGAAAAGCTTCAGCTGAACATCTGCCTTTATTCTTCAAGGCCTGAGCAGCAGGAGCTTTTCACCCGTGTAGAGCCTgcctccacctccccacccacaccctcctctcctctcctcaccTCCTACCAATGTTCTTGCTACTTTGCTGCTTGCCCGCCCGCGCCCCCAGACtcccccctccagcccccaccaGACACAGGCGTCGGCTGCCCCGAGAGGGTTTCTGCAGCGGAGGTGGAGAGGCGCGGCTCTCCACGCCCGCAGCGCCACCACTctctgctctgctgtcttgtttAGAGGTCCCACAGGAGAACCTGCCGTGCGCGCAGACTCTGCATTTCCTGCAGAGGAACATCGTCGTGGCTGCCGTCTCGGTGGCCGGGATCCTGGTGGTGACGGtggcgctgctgctgctgctagcCCAGTATGGCCGGGGGCGGCGCGCACGGTGAGTAGCCCTGAGCGCGGCCTTCCTTCCACCGACGCGCGGGGGCTCCCGCCCGGTGGTTCCTGGAGACCCCGGGTTTGTGAGGAAGGCGGGGGTCTCCAAGCTGGGGGGTGTCTCGGCCTCACCTGGCACGCTCCCAGGTCTCGGGGCTGTGGGGATGTCGCGGCCAGGCCGGGATTTCGAGTCCGTGCCTAGGCCAGGCTGGCTCTGACGGCCGCTGCAGGTGGCCGGGCTGTTGCTGTACGGAGAGCACTTAGAAAAGCCTGGTGACCGAAGACGGATGGCCTCTGTGAAAGACCGGAAAATTGACAGATTGAtgtagaaaagaaaggaagggcacAGCGAACAGGCAGGGAAGGCGGAGGCTGCGGGGCAGATGAGCACGGGGCCGAATTCATCTCGTCACGTGGTGCAGGACGCTAGTGGTGAGGCGTCGAGTGTGCCGTGGCCACCCCCGGCCCTCCCCCGCCCTGCAAAGGCGGGgtcagtgcctggcacagcagGGCCCTCCCGGACACTGCCCCAGAGCCTGTGACTGCACCAGTTGCTGAGTCTCCTGGGGAGAGGGTGCTGGCACAGAGGCACAGCCCGTGGCAGCTACTAGAAAGCAGGCAGTTGCCAAGTGGAGCTGGAGGTGGCAATTGCATCTCAAAATGACATGCCTTATTCTGTGTCTCTTGGGACCCAGAGGGCAGAGTAGGGCCCCACAGGGCCATGGGGTCCTGCTCAGCCCCGTGGGGAACGCTGAGCTTGTCCacagggagaggggcaggggtgTGTGGCGAGGGAGCACATGCCAAAGCCCACCCCCAGCCACTCTCCAGCTCTGAGGCTGCCGCATTTAAATCTCCCAGTGAGAGTGGCCTTGCTGTCCCTGCTGAGTCCTTTAGAAGGCTCCCAGGATCAGGTCTGAGTAGTTTtagactgaccttggctcctgCGTCTGCAGAGACAATAAATGTAAATTCTGccttaaaactaaacaaaacaacaaaagccCGCAAAGGCTCCGGGGTGGGTTTCCCGTTCAGGGCGGTCACCTGTTCAGCTTCCTCCTCTGAGCCAGAAACGGGCGCCTGAAGGTGACAGAAGGTGGAGACAGCATTTAGAGAGCTCCGGTGGTAGCCTGACCCCGCCACCCTTGTGACCCGGCCCAGCCATCAGACCGGCTGTTTCCTTCCGTGCCTCTCGGAGGTGCCAAAGGGAGGTGTGAGGCTGCGGCCGCGGCCCACAGAGAAGAGACGAAGGGTGAAAAGAGACGAAGGGTGGACGGCCCAGAGTAGTTACAGGCAGGGTTGGAATGGAGCTTCCCAGCGTCTCCGTGCTGCCCAGAGGCAGAAGGAATGTCCTGTACAACAGACCCTCCTGGGGGAAGCAGCATTCCCAGCCGTCACCAACGGCAGCTCCGACCACTGCCCCTAAGGTCGACGACAGGGATTCGTGTATATTTGGTTGTTCAATATGGCTTTTGCTGTGTTTCGTTGTAGAGAGCCTCCCACAAGTACGAcatacaatatttttataatgaatgGAAAGACTTGGTGGCAAAAGTTGCAGGAACACGCAAATCCCAGAAAATGTgtggaaaaacagaaacaactgAACTACAACTCCTGCATCTAATCCAGGTCGTGGGACTGCTCAAGTCCGCACTTAGAGCTGTGATGTGAGGATATTCTGAATCCAGACACCGTGAAGTGGCAACTAGATTTCTGGCTGTGGGGTGTACTCTACAGAATGTTTACTCTCTGGTCCCCATCTTGAAAGGACCAAGGGACGTGTTTTGCCACAAAATGCTTATGGCCATGGCACTAGTACTTGTGCAGCCTGTGCAGGACCCAATACATTTACCCAAAGCCGAACCCAAGGAACCAgggatttatttctttattaaagcATTGATTCATCGAGTCAGTCACTCATTCCACAGACTGAACGCCTGCTACGTAGACAATATCAAGCTCGAGCAAGGGAACCAAAGAGAATCAGGCCTAGACTCTGCCTGCGGCAGCGCACAGCCTAGGGTGGGATGGGAGCACCGCTGTGCCTCAACATCCAGGCATGAGGCACTGTAAAAAGCAGCTGGCAAGGACTGTGGGAGCTCACCAGAAGGAGAAGTTATCTCCTGCTCGAGTGGTCAGGACAGTTGTCACAGGGAAGAAAGATGGGGTGATGAGACTGTTGAAAAGTGCAAGTAGAGCTAAGGGGAAACCAATAAAAGAATGGTGAAGCCCCCTGGGGCTAGCAAGAGCGGGGAGCTGTTACCATTAGGCCAGGGTGGGGAAGCAGTTACCAAAATCCAGAAAAAGTCAGAGCCTCCTCACGAGCTCGATGGAGGAGCAGTCAGATGGCATCGGCTGATGGGGACAGAGAGGCTCCTGTCCTTCTGTTGGCCAAACCCAAGAGGACACCAGAGGTGAGGGAGTCACTGATGCAATTCACCAGCCTCCTGGGGGAGAACAGGGGCAGAAGCATAGATGGTGGATTTGGAAaggcaaaaggaaaatatatgcCAAGTCCATCCCCTTTGCCCATTTTGTGTCCAACAGAGATGGCACCCAAAGTCCCCTCAGCTCTGTTCCATTGCAGGATGATGCTGTGCGATCATATTCCCACCCGAAAGTTAAAACACCAGCCATTGCCAAGGTGGGACACAAACCCTCATAAACACAGCTGCTCCGGTCCCTGCTTCTGTAGGGGTTGCCATGGATTGCTTTGTGTCTCCCCAAAAGGCATGTGCAAATCTTAACCCTCTgccctgtgaatgtgaacttaaTGTAAATAGAATGTTTGAAGATGTgtttagttaaggtgaggccaagcTGGATTAGTGTGACCctgatccaatatgactggtgttgTATGGAGAGGAAACgtggacacagagagacagatggAGAGTGGTGGAGGCCACCACAAGACAAGG from Dasypus novemcinctus isolate mDasNov1 chromosome 17, mDasNov1.1.hap2, whole genome shotgun sequence encodes the following:
- the LOC131273849 gene encoding uncharacterized protein C2orf92-like, encoding MYKKPYPFFRNAKAWLSPPDNGEEEPAARAEVPQENLPCAQTLHFLQRNIVVAAVSVAGILVVTVALLLLLAQYGRGRRAREPPTSTTYNIFIMNGKTWWQKLQEHANPRKCVEKQKQLNYNSCI